The following DNA comes from Candidatus Zixiibacteriota bacterium.
CCCAGCCGCCACATCACCAACGACAACAGCGGCAGCGGAATCAAGGAGTAGAGCGTCAGCTTCCAGGAAATGATCAGCATTGCCGTGAAGGCCACGATGCCGGTGACGATCGTGTTCATCAAGTACATTACCGCCGGCCCGATCATCAGCCGCACGGCTTCCAGATCATTGGTCAACCGGGCGATCACGTCCCCCGACGGCGTCCGCTGATAAAAGGCCGCCGGCAGTTGGAGCAGATGCCCGAAGACTTCGTTGCGCAGCTCGTATTCGATGTCGCGCGAACCCCAGATGATCGTCCGGCGTGCCCAGAACCGGAAGAATCCGCCGATGGCTGCGCCAATGACCATCGCCAGCGCATACAGGGCCAGATTATTGCCGAGCAGCGAATGGACCCAGGGGCTGATGGCATCCTTAACCGGGTGCGCCGCCGTCCCCACGGTCGGGTCGAGCGAGTCGATCCCCACCTTCATCAGCCACGGCAGCGTCGCGTGGAAGAATACCGATAAGAACAGGACTACGAAGCCCCAGATGTAGTAGCGCTGGTACTTGCGGTAGTACTTGCTGATCGATTTATGTTTGCCGGTTGATTTCGTCGTGCTCAAACGCTCGGTCGCTTTCCTTCTCAGTTCCCCTCACCCTGCCATGTTCCTTTATAACGCAGAAATACTCCCGGCCGCACCGGAAATTTGCGCCGACAAGGATAATTCTACTGCGGGTAGTGGGCGGCGGTCAGGAATACCAGATGGCAAGGATAATGATCAACACAATGATGAAAATGATGATCGCCAGCGGGCTAATCAGTCTTTTTTTTTTCGCGCCGGGGGTCTTGATTCCCTGGGTTTCTTCAAACGCGGCGGAAGCATTGGCGGCAGGGTTGGGGGCCTCGCTGAAGGACTCGGCACAGACCGCTGCCAATGCCGACATCTCCGGTTCCTCGCTCCAGTCCACCGTCACGCGGCGAACTTCGTCGAAGTCGGCAGCTTCCTTTGTCTCGAGAACCCGCGCCGCGCAGACCGTGACATTGTCCGCGCCGCCTGCCGCATTCGCCTGATCGATCAGAGTCTGCACCAGCGTCCCCAGATTCGCCGCGTTCGCTTCAACCGCGCGCATGATCTCGCTGTCGGACACCATGCCGGTCAGACCGTCGGAACAGATCACGAAGATGTCGTTGTTGCATAAGCGCAGTTGCGAGATATCGACCCGGATCGCCGGCTTGGTGCCCAGGGCGCGCGTAATCACGTTCTTGTTGACCTGCGCTTCAGCCTCCTCCTCGGAGAGATTGTGCTTCTCCATCATTTCGCTGACCCAGGAATGGTCGATCGTAACCCGGCGCGCGATGCCGTCGCGCACCAGGTAGGCGCGGCTGTCGCCGACGTGGCACACGGTGACGATTCCTTCGGCAAAATGGCACGCTACGACTGTCGTCCCCATACCGGTCTGCCCCGGTACGGCGCGACTGTGATGAATGATGCGATGATTGGCTACAGCAATTGCCCCCACGAGCAATTTGCCCTCGGCCGTAATCGGCTCCGGATACCGGAACGACTCCTGACCAAATGGCCCCGGCCCCGGCTTGGCGAAAAGACCCGTGATCGACTCGATCCCGATTTGGGAAGCCACCTCGCCGGCGGCGTGTCCGCCCATCCCGTCGCACACGATCATCAGTCGCCGCGGCTCGTCGATGGCGAAATTATCCTCGTTGTGGTGGCGCACCCGACCGACGTCGGTGGCGCCCGCGAAGGCGATCTTCATTTTTCTACTTATCTCCAAGCAACCAGATGATCGTGACGACCAGCGCAATAATGATCAGCGCCAGCCCGATCACCATCGGAGTATACTTGCTCTTGCCTTTATCGGCAGCAAAATTCTCCTGCCCCAGGAAACAGAGCCGCAGCTTCACCTCGCCGGTCGGCGCCGGAATCGAGATGAGATCCTCCGGCGCGATGAACTCGCGCTGGTTTGGCTCCAGCACTTTGCCGTTAATGTACGTCCGCAGTCGGCTCTTCTTGTCGGTGATATACAACCCGTCCTCGGTTGAGGAAATTACGAAGTGTTCGCGCGATACCGACTTTTCCAATTCACCCGATTCCGTGCGGTCGATGACCAGGTCGCAGATCGCCGCGTCGCGCCCGACTACAAACTCGCGCACATTGATCTCCCGCACCTGCCCCTTGTACTGCCCCGATAATCCCACCAGCGAATATACCGGCGTGATCCGTTCCTTGGTCGGCACCGGTCCCATCGGTCGTTCGACGTGCGACGAGGCTTCCCGCTGGATCGGCCGCGGACTCGGATCGTATGGCTCCCCTGATCGCGGCGGCGCTTGCCGCTGTGCTTGTTGCGACATCGCTTCCGAATCGATGATCACCGTCGGGCGCTCGCCTCCGGCGGGTCGTGGCGGTGGCGGCGGTGGTGGTGGCGGCGGCGGTGGCGCCGACAATTCCGGCGGAACATTTATCATGACGGTCGCCTGCGGCTCGCGCTTGACCGGTTTGGGCTCTGGCGGCGGTGGCGGCGGCGGTGCCTCGGCTTTGATCTCCGGCCGCGGCGGCATAGTCGGTCTCTCCTGCGGCGTCGGCGCCTCAACTTTCGGCGCCTCCCCTGGCGGCGAGTAGGTCGCGATCAAGATGTAGTCAAGGAAGGTCACCTTGTCGCCATTGTTCAGGAGCTGTCGACCCGCCCCCGGTGCGCCGTTGACCGCAAAGCTGAGATTGTCGGCACGTCTTTCGATTTCGTAACCCTTGGCCGTCTTGGTCAGGAAGAACAGGTCGCCTTCGAAGCCGGACGCTTCGAGCTGCAAATCCATGAAGGACTCGGTCCCGACCCGTGCGATGCTCCCCTCGAATTCAAAAATCTTGTAACTGGCGCCGCCTTTCAGAATCACAAACCGCGCCATGCTATCTCCTCTTCATCTTGATCTGGACGACATAGGTCTGGCCCGCCTTGACCTCGCGCGATTCGTCCTTGTTCTTGTATTCTTCGTGCGTTGCCAGGAACTTGTACTTATTCGAATTAAGATTGGCGGTGACACGGCCGTTGCTGTCGGTGCGCCCGAGATCGTCCAGCTGTTTGTCTTTGCCAACCTTGTACTCCGCCGTCACCACGACGTTCGGAATGGGTCGTTCCTTGTCATCGACGACAAAGATCCGCACTTCCGCCTGACTGCCGGAGGCGGACTGTGGCGGCGGGCTTTCGGTCTGCTTCGGCGCCGAACCCTCGCGCTTACGCATCACGACGGTAAATTCCTTCGCCAGCGGCGTAACGATCGTATCGGTTTCCATGTAGCCGTCGGCGCCTAAGACAAGTCGGCACTCAATCCCGGGCAGGCGCACTGACGCCGGCGTCATCTCGCGTGACGGGTGAGACTTGCCGTCGTAAACCACTTCCTTAATATGCGCATTGACCGTCCGGTCCGGATGTCCATGCTCGTACGCCTGAATATCGACGCGCCGGAAGAGATATGTCTTGTAGGTCGGTTGTCGCTTGCCGATAGCCGGAATCTCCAGGATCCCGTCCTCGAATCCCGGCAGCGAAATCTGCAGCATCACCGGCTCATCGCCAAAATCGAACGCCTTCGGTGTCGTGCCGATCTCCATATTCGTCGCAGTGATCTTGACGGACGCCCCGCGCGGATAGGTGATGATCTGCGTTTTCGGCCGGTCGGTAAACGAGCCGCTGAACTCGACGCCACCGCCCGGACGCTTGGCGACGTCAATATCCTTCAGATTCAGGCTCGAAAACTCCGCCAGCGCAATCGGCCCGCTCGCAATCACCTTCTTGTTCGGTATTTCCAGCGTGAACTGAATCGTATCAGATGCCGCCGTCGCGAACTGATACGGCGTCGTCGCGCCGATATCCTGCCCGTTAAGCGTGATTTTGGCGCCCACGGGGTTCGAAGTGATTTCGACCACCGTGCGCATCACGTATGGGGTTTCCGCAATTCGGTCGAAGTTGAGAATGATGTTGGAATCGGGACAGCAGGGGTGCTTGAGCGTCAGCAATTCCCCTTCCGGCAACGTCAGCGTCAACGGCGTGTACCCCAGGAGCGAATCCGCCGAATACACCGCCACCCCGTCCGGAACCGAATTGATCGTCCCCGTCTTCATCCCCGACACCGGCGACTCCTCCGTCGAACCGCCGCTACCGCTGGTCAGCTTCAGGATCACCAATACCCCGGCTGCGAGGACCAGTACCGCCGCAAAGATGCCGAGCACGAACACCGTTCTGTTTCCGCCAAAGCCGGACCGTTGTGCCCGCTTCAGGCGCTCACCGACCGGCATGCTCGAGATTCGGGTCTCCTGACCAGCGCGGGAACGGCGCTCATCATCGCGATCATTACGGTGTGGTTCGACCATAGCTTGCGTCCCTTCCTCTAAATCCGTGCGCTCCAAGGCGCGGGTACGAACCCGCTCGCTTCTGCCTGCTGGGTACGGCTCCAATTTAGGACTTTCGGCGGCGTTTTCAACAATTTCTCGCAGCCTTTTTTCCGGATGTACGCCCGCCTCACGCAATACCGACTCGCAACGGTCGCCGAATTGCGCCGCCGTCACCAGGCGTTCATTCCTATGCAAACGCAGGCATCCCGCGACGAGTTCGGTGACGCGCCGATCCACCTTGCTGCGATCGAGCGCCGAGACGTCGTATTCACCGCGCAGGATCATCGCCATCAGTTCCGAGACGTTATCCTCCGTGAACAATCGCCGCCCGCAGAACAATTCATAGCCGACGACCGCCAGGCTGAACAAGTCTGTCCGCTGGTCGGTTGCTGCTCCCTGGATTTGCTCCGGCGCCAGATACGCCACCTGCGCCGCGCTCTTGATCTGCTCCGGCGGGAACTGGAAGTCGATCAGCCGCACTTCCCCCTTCGCCGTGATCCGAATCGTGTCGGGATTGAGCCCCAGATGAAATAGTTTCTGCGACTGCGCCGTCTGCCGGTCGCGCGCATCATGCGCGGCTGCAAGTGCTCGCGCTACTTGCGCCAGCAGATGCACCGCCAGTTCCGGTGTCATCCGCTCGCCGTGCCGGGCCAGCAGTTGCCGCAGGCTCGTCCCCTCCGCGTAGTCCTGCACGATGAACACCGTGCCGTCTTCGGCGCGCTTCACGCCGATCACTTGATTGATCTGCGCGTGCGTGAACTGACCAAGGGCGTAAGCCGCTTTCACGTATTGTCGCACTTCGGCGTCGCGCCCGAACGCTAGCCGGTGCACTTCGACCACCTGCAATTGCCGCTCCAGGTCGCGATCGCTCGCCAAATGCCGCTTGCCCCAGGGGTATTCCTGCAACTGGCCGGTCAATTCGATGCGGTTATCCAGAATCTTCATGGTCTCGTTCCTTGAGTGCGCCGCAAGCCGCAGCAGCGCGGCCGCCGACGTCGGTCTTGATTTACCACTTTTGATGCCGTTCAACAACCACTTTCCGCCAAAAGAAAAGCCCCGTTCCGCGCGGAACGGGGCCGAAAGATTCGGACTATGAGGCGTTGAATGCTTATTTCAGCAACGTCATCTTGCGGGTGATGCTCTGGTCGCCGGTGGTCAACCGGTAGAAATAGATTCCGCTGGCGGCCTGGCGGCCGTAAGTGTCGGTACCATACCAGGTATATTCGTACGTCCCCGCCGGCAGATAGCCGGTATGCAGTGAATTCACCCGGCGGCCGAGGATGTCGTATACTTCAAGGGCGACATCGGCGCCCTTCTCCATCACGAAACTGATCTTCGTCTCCGGATTGAACGGATTCGGGTAGTTCTGCGCCAGGGCAAATTGACCGGGAATCGCAAACTCTGCGTCATTGACGTCGGTTTGCTGATCCACTGTCGTGGTGATGACCTTGTTGGTCGAGGTGGCGCCATCGAACAGCGAGTTGGCCGTCACCGTCAACTCATCTTCCTGTCCGACCGTCGCCAGCGCCGGAATGTGTACCTCAATATTCACGTCGATCGTCGCGCCGGGATTCAGGTAGAATCCCGCCGGATTCGCATCCGATACCACCGTCCATCCCAGCGAGCTGGTCAACGAAACCATGACCCGGTCGATGCCGTTGCCATTGTTGTGGAGCGTCACCGTGTACGGCACGATCGTCCCGGCGAGGCCCTTGTCGTCCGCACCGCCGCTTAACGCCAGCGCGAAACTCTGTGTCGTCGCCAGATTCATTACCTGCACCGGTCCCAAGCTGAGCCACAGGTCGCCGTCCGGACCCAGCTTGCTCGCCTCGCGGCCGTTGATCTTGAACGTCACGACGTCGTTCAGGATGCAGCCTTCGTCGACTGCCGGCGAGAACTGGTCGTCGCCGTAGACCGACATGGCCACGTACACCCCGGCAGCGGTCGTGATCCGCTGCCCGCACAGGACGCCCTGCGGATCAAACGCCTGCACGATACTGCCAACCGGCATCGGCGCCGCATTGACCGTGCAGTTGGAGCCGCCGAAGTCGGTCCAGATATTCGTGGGAATCGGCTGCGCATAGGCTGCCGCGGCCAGCAGCCCCGCCGCCAGCAGCATCAAAATGAATCGTGTTGCCTTCATAGTCGCTTCTTCCTCGTCAATTTGTCGCCTCAAAATATTCATCGCTATCGTCTCTGCAAACTATTTTACGAGCATCATCTTGCGCGTAACGGTGAAATCTCCGGCGCTCAAGCGATAGAAGTAGATCCCCGAGGACGCCGTGTGACCCAGTTGATCGTCGCCGCGCCAGGTCACGCTGTAGTTGCCGGCCGGAAGGTAGCGATCGATCAGCACATTGACTCGCTCGCCCAGCAAGTTGAATACCTCCACTTTGGCGCGCGTCGATACCGGCATGCTGAACTCGATCATCGTCGTCGGATTGAACGGGTTGGGATAGTTTTGCTCGAGCGCGAAGTTGCGCGGCAGCGCGTCATTCAGGCGCAGCAGCGAGGTGAATTCATTGGCACGAATCTTCTCGCCGAACCCCGGTACACCAAACGCCTCCTGCGCCGGCTCGCCGTTGATCGACACACTCACCATGCCGCCGTAATCGGCGCCTTCGTCCAGATCCGTGCTCTTGTCGTCGATA
Coding sequences within:
- a CDS encoding protein kinase; this translates as MKILDNRIELTGQLQEYPWGKRHLASDRDLERQLQVVEVHRLAFGRDAEVRQYVKAAYALGQFTHAQINQVIGVKRAEDGTVFIVQDYAEGTSLRQLLARHGERMTPELAVHLLAQVARALAAAHDARDRQTAQSQKLFHLGLNPDTIRITAKGEVRLIDFQFPPEQIKSAAQVAYLAPEQIQGAATDQRTDLFSLAVVGYELFCGRRLFTEDNVSELMAMILRGEYDVSALDRSKVDRRVTELVAGCLRLHRNERLVTAAQFGDRCESVLREAGVHPEKRLREIVENAAESPKLEPYPAGRSERVRTRALERTDLEEGTQAMVEPHRNDRDDERRSRAGQETRISSMPVGERLKRAQRSGFGGNRTVFVLGIFAAVLVLAAGVLVILKLTSGSGGSTEESPVSGMKTGTINSVPDGVAVYSADSLLGYTPLTLTLPEGELLTLKHPCCPDSNIILNFDRIAETPYVMRTVVEITSNPVGAKITLNGQDIGATTPYQFATAASDTIQFTLEIPNKKVIASGPIALAEFSSLNLKDIDVAKRPGGGVEFSGSFTDRPKTQIITYPRGASVKITATNMEIGTTPKAFDFGDEPVMLQISLPGFEDGILEIPAIGKRQPTYKTYLFRRVDIQAYEHGHPDRTVNAHIKEVVYDGKSHPSREMTPASVRLPGIECRLVLGADGYMETDTIVTPLAKEFTVVMRKREGSAPKQTESPPPQSASGSQAEVRIFVVDDKERPIPNVVVTAEYKVGKDKQLDDLGRTDSNGRVTANLNSNKYKFLATHEEYKNKDESREVKAGQTYVVQIKMKRR
- a CDS encoding Stp1/IreP family PP2C-type Ser/Thr phosphatase — encoded protein: MKIAFAGATDVGRVRHHNEDNFAIDEPRRLMIVCDGMGGHAAGEVASQIGIESITGLFAKPGPGPFGQESFRYPEPITAEGKLLVGAIAVANHRIIHHSRAVPGQTGMGTTVVACHFAEGIVTVCHVGDSRAYLVRDGIARRVTIDHSWVSEMMEKHNLSEEEAEAQVNKNVITRALGTKPAIRVDISQLRLCNNDIFVICSDGLTGMVSDSEIMRAVEANAANLGTLVQTLIDQANAAGGADNVTVCAARVLETKEAADFDEVRRVTVDWSEEPEMSALAAVCAESFSEAPNPAANASAAFEETQGIKTPGAKKKRLISPLAIIIFIIVLIIILAIWYS
- a CDS encoding T9SS type A sorting domain-containing protein — protein: MKATRFILMLLAAGLLAAAAYAQPIPTNIWTDFGGSNCTVNAAPMPVGSIVQAFDPQGVLCGQRITTAAGVYVAMSVYGDDQFSPAVDEGCILNDVVTFKINGREASKLGPDGDLWLSLGPVQVMNLATTQSFALALSGGADDKGLAGTIVPYTVTLHNNGNGIDRVMVSLTSSLGWTVVSDANPAGFYLNPGATIDVNIEVHIPALATVGQEDELTVTANSLFDGATSTNKVITTTVDQQTDVNDAEFAIPGQFALAQNYPNPFNPETKISFVMEKGADVALEVYDILGRRVNSLHTGYLPAGTYEYTWYGTDTYGRQAASGIYFYRLTTGDQSITRKMTLLK
- a CDS encoding FHA domain-containing protein, with amino-acid sequence MARFVILKGGASYKIFEFEGSIARVGTESFMDLQLEASGFEGDLFFLTKTAKGYEIERRADNLSFAVNGAPGAGRQLLNNGDKVTFLDYILIATYSPPGEAPKVEAPTPQERPTMPPRPEIKAEAPPPPPPPEPKPVKREPQATVMINVPPELSAPPPPPPPPPPPPRPAGGERPTVIIDSEAMSQQAQRQAPPRSGEPYDPSPRPIQREASSHVERPMGPVPTKERITPVYSLVGLSGQYKGQVREINVREFVVGRDAAICDLVIDRTESGELEKSVSREHFVISSTEDGLYITDKKSRLRTYINGKVLEPNQREFIAPEDLISIPAPTGEVKLRLCFLGQENFAADKGKSKYTPMVIGLALIIIALVVTIIWLLGDK